A section of the Pseudomonadota bacterium genome encodes:
- a CDS encoding Re/Si-specific NAD(P)(+) transhydrogenase subunit alpha, giving the protein MKVGALKETASGEARVALTPESAGRLQKLGYECVVQAGAGVAASITDEAYQAAGVEVVASAADLWSTADVIVKVREPSLEELDAAPDGKTLISFVWPAANEALLERLNAKRMTAIAMDMVPRISRAQKMDALSSMANIAGYRAVVEAGNNFGRFFMGQMTAAGKVTPAKVLVVGAGVAGLAAIGTSVALGAITMAFDVRPEVAEQIESMGAEFVFLDFEEAQQDGAATGGYAAPSSPEFREKQLEKFRELAPEVDIVITTALIPNRPAPELWTEDMVAAMKPGSVIVDLAAERGGNCALTRKDEKFVTDNGVTIVGYTDFPSRMATQSSNLYSTNIRHMLDDLTPEKDGNPVINMEDDVIRGATVCHEGEVTWPPPPPKIAAIAAQPKAKVVEETPEEKAAREAEELKKSLNRTGWMLGIGGVAALLVGSVAPASFMQHFIVFVLSVFVGFHVIWGVAHALHTPLMAITNAISSIIIVGALLQVASGTNAVVIMAALAILMASVNIFGGFLVTRRMLAMFQRS; this is encoded by the coding sequence ATGAAGGTAGGGGCCCTGAAGGAAACCGCCTCGGGCGAAGCGCGCGTCGCGCTGACGCCGGAGAGTGCTGGTCGGCTGCAGAAGCTGGGCTACGAGTGCGTAGTGCAGGCCGGCGCCGGCGTGGCGGCATCGATCACGGATGAGGCCTACCAGGCGGCGGGCGTCGAGGTGGTGGCTTCTGCCGCGGACCTCTGGTCCACCGCCGACGTCATCGTCAAGGTGCGCGAGCCGTCGCTCGAAGAACTCGACGCTGCGCCCGACGGCAAGACCCTCATCTCCTTCGTCTGGCCCGCCGCCAACGAGGCGCTCCTCGAGCGCCTGAACGCGAAGCGCATGACGGCGATCGCCATGGACATGGTCCCGCGCATCAGCCGCGCGCAGAAGATGGACGCCCTGTCCTCCATGGCCAACATCGCCGGCTACCGCGCGGTGGTTGAGGCGGGCAACAACTTCGGCCGCTTCTTCATGGGCCAGATGACCGCCGCCGGCAAGGTCACCCCCGCCAAGGTGCTGGTGGTCGGCGCCGGCGTTGCCGGCCTAGCGGCCATCGGCACGTCCGTCGCCCTCGGCGCCATCACCATGGCCTTTGACGTGCGCCCCGAAGTGGCCGAGCAGATCGAATCCATGGGCGCCGAGTTCGTCTTCCTCGACTTCGAAGAAGCCCAGCAGGACGGCGCCGCCACCGGCGGTTACGCCGCCCCCTCCAGCCCCGAGTTTCGCGAGAAGCAGCTGGAGAAGTTCCGCGAGCTGGCGCCGGAGGTGGACATCGTCATCACCACGGCCCTGATCCCGAACCGACCGGCCCCCGAGCTTTGGACCGAGGACATGGTTGCGGCGATGAAGCCCGGCTCAGTGATCGTGGACCTTGCAGCCGAGCGCGGCGGCAACTGCGCCCTGACCCGCAAGGACGAGAAGTTCGTGACCGACAACGGCGTGACCATCGTCGGCTACACGGACTTCCCCAGCCGCATGGCCACCCAGTCGTCGAATCTCTACAGCACCAACATCCGCCACATGCTCGATGACCTGACGCCGGAGAAGGACGGCAACCCGGTCATCAACATGGAGGACGACGTGATCCGCGGCGCCACCGTATGCCACGAGGGCGAGGTCACCTGGCCGCCACCGCCGCCGAAGATCGCGGCGATCGCGGCGCAGCCCAAGGCTAAGGTGGTGGAGGAGACGCCGGAGGAGAAGGCCGCGCGCGAAGCGGAGGAACTGAAGAAGTCCCTGAATCGTACTGGCTGGATGCTCGGTATCGGCGGTGTCGCGGCGTTGCTCGTCGGCAGCGTGGCGCCGGCGAGCTTTATGCAGCACTTCATCGTGTTCGTGCTCTCCGTGTTCGTCGGGTTCCACGTGATCTGGGGCGTGGCCCATGCGCTGCACACGCCGTTGATGGCCATTACCAACGCCATCTCTTCGATCATCATCGTCGGCGCGCTCTTACAGGTGGCGTCCGGCACCAACGCCGTGGTGATCATGGCGGCGTTAGCAATCTTGATGGCATCGGTGAACATCTTCGGCGGGTTCTTGGTCACCCGTCGCATGCTCGCCATGTTCCAGCGCAGTTGA